The window CGAGCAACTGCTCGGGGCCATCGCCGTGCATCGCGTGGCCGACCGGCCCGACCGGTTCGAGCCCCGCATGACCAGGAAGGGGCCGAGAGGGTATGAGGAATTGAAGCGGCCGCGAAGGGAGATCAAACTCCATATGCTCAAACGAGCTAGCAAAATCTAAGTGCCATTCGCGTGTGGACCAGCTCCAGGCGTCGCGCCACTCGCATCGCCTCGGCCGGCCCGAACGCCTTGTACAGCGACGCCAGGCCGTGGGTGATCAGGTTGTCGCAGACCAGGGTGATCCGCTCGGCCTGCGCGTACCTCGGGTCGTCCACCAGCTGCCGGACCTGCCGCGCCCAGTCGACGGCGGTCTTGGTGCCGGTCACGCGGACGTCCCGCCAGCCGCCCAGCGGATCGACGAACATCCAGATCGTGCAGGCCCCCTCGCGCACGTAATCGCAATCGACCCGCGCAGGGTGCCTCGGGGCAGCCGGGATCGGCCGTCCCGCCTCGGAGACGAGCTGATTGGGCTGCTCGTCCATGCAGACGACCGGCCACCTCGCGTCGCGGGGCCGCCGGTAGACCTCCAGCAGCTGCTCCATCTAGCAGACGAAGGCGGCGTCCTGATCCAGGGGGATGTACCAAATCTGCCTGCGCCGCGGCTTCAGTTCGCCTTTTCGAGAGCGCGGCGGACGGTCTCGTGCGAGACCGAGCCGATCACCTCCAGCTCCACCTGGCGCTCGGCCAGCAACCGCAACGACCACCCGCCCGCGCCCTGGGG of the Paludisphaera mucosa genome contains:
- a CDS encoding transposase, translating into MEQLLEVYRRPRDARWPVVCMDEQPNQLVSEAGRPIPAAPRHPARVDCDYVREGACTIWMFVDPLGGWRDVRVTGTKTAVDWARQVRQLVDDPRYAQAERITLVCDNLITHGLASLYKAFGPAEAMRVARRLELVHTRMALRFC